From Arachis stenosperma cultivar V10309 chromosome 2, arast.V10309.gnm1.PFL2, whole genome shotgun sequence, one genomic window encodes:
- the LOC130963074 gene encoding glycine-rich protein 23-like has translation MPSSSRLHRRLLAGSIVSSSHGLLLELGSGRGNSRGVELLVTLVGGGACGIELLEAIMAVFAFNCPFMVAFVSWCMYNNLRSLKFGGGVGSIIGGAGGGVGVLGGGFGGEDSGSGLGGGFRGGSGGGGGLGGGYGSGGRIGKGLVGGVGAYRGIYKGIGGGIGGIDGGADAVGGIGDFIGATKK, from the exons ATGCCGTCGTCTTCTCGCCTACACCGCCGTCTTCTCGCCGGTTCCATTGTCAGCTCGTCCCACGGCCTG CTTCTTGAACTTGGAAGTGGACGAGGGAATAGTAGGGGAGTTGAGCTGCTTGTTACTCTTGTTGGAGGTGGAGCTTGTGGAATTGAGCTTCTTGAAGCCA TTATGGCTGTGTTTGCTTTTAATTGTCCATTTATGGTTGCTTTCGTTAGTTGGTGTATGTATAATAATTTGCGTTCACTTAAATTTGGTGGTGGAGTAGGCTCAATTATTGGTGGTGCAGGAGGAGGAGTAGGAGTCCTTGGTGGAGGGTTTGGTGGCGAAGACAGTGGTAGTGGTCTAGGGGGTGGTTTTAGAGGAGGTAGCGGTGGGGGTGGTGGTTTAGGGGGTGGTTATGGAAGCGGAGGCAGAATAGGAAAAGGGTTAGTTGGTGGAGTTGGGGCATATAGAGGGATTTACAAAGGAATTGGTGGTGGCATTGGAGGGATTGATGGTGGTGCCGATGCCGTTGGTGGTATTGGTGATTTTATTGGAGCCACCAAGAAATAA